A window of Hordeum vulgare subsp. vulgare chromosome 5H, MorexV3_pseudomolecules_assembly, whole genome shotgun sequence genomic DNA:
GGGCTCGACCTCCCACCCTGCCTCCCCACCCGCATCAccatctgccccttcgtcatcctCCCCTTCCGCTCCTAGCTAGGGTTTTGCctgccgcccgcccgcccgcccggcGTAGACAGCGCGATGGAGCCCACCTCGTTGTCGGCGGTGGCACGGCAGACGTGGGAGCTGGAGAACAACATCCCGGCGGCCGCCTCCGACCCGGACGCCATGGACGCGATCTACCGCTACGACGAGGCGACCAACGCGCGGGCCCACCAGGAGAAGCCCTCGGCCACCGACCCGCACCACTTCCGCCGTGCTAGGATCTCCGCCCTCGCGCTCCTCAAGATGGTCGTCCACGCTCGCGCCGGTGGCACCATCGAGATCATGGGCCTCATGCAGGGCAGGTACAACGCTCGCCCCCAAATCCTTCTGCCAACACCGTCCCTATTTATCATTGGATCTCCCGATCTGACCAGATGTTGCAATGCTGCTCTGAATAGACTATCATTTCAGAAACAAAATTAGTGCATTTCTAATGGCACAAAGATTAGTTACATAGATGCACTCAATCATGTGTTAATTAGTGGTGCGCCTCGTACTACTCTGCTTTGGTGAAACTTCTTTTTTTGTAGATGTGCTTAGCTGAAACTTTTTTATTGGGTATACCTTTATTGTTTGTCACGCTGACAGAACTTATTTTGTATTCTTATTATGCTGCTGAGTGTTTGCAACTGTGCAGAATTTGGGTAGCAGCAGCGTACCTGGAGACGAACAACAGGTTTGGAACATCTTATATTGCTTGTTAATAACTCTTTAGATTTATTTTTGATGATTGAATCTAATATAATCATCCCTACAGTCACCCACGCCTATGGAATTCGGCAGGAGATCCTTAATTGAGAGACACCAAGTACTTATTTGGGCCAATATTCAGTGATTAAAGCAGTTAGTCAAGTCATTAGAAAACAAATTAAATTATGGCTCCACCTTTTCCTTGCAGGAGAGTGTTGAAGCACTGATTAACTGGGTTAATGAAAACATTGGATTTAGCgacggaaaaccagttgctgcaATAACCATATACAAATGTCTTCTTCATTGGAGAACTTCCGTGGCGGAAAAAACTAATATTTTTGACTGGCTTATTCACATATTTAGTTGAACCATGCAGGTCTTGCTAGTGTTCAAGCGTTAAATAATTCTTGTGCTCGTTTTCATTCTACGATTTACTAATTATGTCCCATCATAGCGTGATTATCTCAGGTGTATTCAATGTATATTGTTGCCCTTTTTTAATTTCCACAATTTGTATTACAGAAACAAGACAGCAATGCCGATCTTGCATACTGGCTATCAAATGCATCATCATTGTTGATTATAATACAAAAGAGTCTGAAACCTGCTGGCTCAGGTGTAACAACACCACTGAAAAGAACGACGACTCAGACGTCTTTCCTTGGGAGGATGGTACGTTATATGTATATAtatccttttcttttcttgaacACGCATAAGGAGAACCAGAAAAGCCAAAAGAGAGAACgagaaacaaaaaaaggaaagagaacgAATAATCATCCTTTATTTTAACAAAGTGGTTGTAACTTTTTTTAACAAAATGATTAACAAGGGTTCTCTGAGTTCTAGCAATTGTATTTTGTCAAAATTGTACGATAGGCTAGACGAGGTTATCTTGACTCATTTCTTAATACCTTGGCATTATATGATCCACAGGTATTCCGTGCTTCAAGCATTACTGTTGATATGGACCTTGTGTGCCAAGTTGAGGGCAAGTATCCTGCATTCCTTTTCAAGCAACAACTTACAGCCTTTGTGGAAGGTTTATATGGAATGATCCGTGACAATGTGAAGAGAGAAGTATCTCACATGTTATTCAGGTTACCCCATCTATCACGAGTCCTCAGGTTAATTATCATTTCATACTTTAGAAGATTCTTGCTGGATTAATAGAAGTTTTAGAATAAGCATGAGACATCTCAGCAACCTCCCATGGGAATCCCAAGTTAACTTTGCCCCACACTTGCATGTTTTTGGGTAGTTCCTCTCAATTGGTAACTCGGTACAACACTTGAACCCTTTTGCAAACTTGATGAGAGGAAATTAGACAATTATTTAATCACGAGTACCTTTGTACCTTGATGAATTTCTATTGGTTGATGATTAGGCTATAATATAATTTGTGTTAAGATTTCATGCTAGTTCTGCACCTGCATGGCAATAAGTTGTTGCTGCTGGTCTCACGCTCATTCCTGTATACACATTGATACTCAAAGGCGCCAAGAAGTGCAAAGGCTGGTTTGATAACAGACCTAGATAGGTATTGGAAAGCGATAGTCAACAATTTGAACGATCTCTTGAAAATCTTGCAAGAAAATTGTGTAAgtttaaaccttcaaaccagcatTGCATTTGGCTGCATCGTTTTCTGTTCTGACTTCTGGCCATAATGCTGAAATTTCAGGTCCCAACAATTTTTTCTCGGAAGATATTTACACAGATTTTTGCATTCATCAATGCTCAACTCTTCAATAGGTAACTTCTATCGTGTCTGGACTTTCCTGGCATGCCTTCAACTTGTCCAGCTCCTAATTCTCCCTTTTCTGATGTTACTATATCAGTCTTCTTGTACGGCGAGAGTGGTGTTCTTTCAGCAATGGAGAATATGTGAAACAAGGGCTGGAAGAACTAGAGGCATGGTGCACGCAATCCAAGCCAGAGGTAAATATATATGCAATTTTGCTATTCTTTCTGAAGATATGCACTTTATACCATGATTACTAGATGCTTGCAACCAACATTCCAGTCTAATAACTTCATTCTCAGTAAGTGTTTTTTTAACTAGAAAATTCTACATTCTATCAGAATCACACCAGGGCCCAAACTGCATAGTTTGTATTGTTTTGCTTAATAAAAGAACTCAATAGTAACTATAATGTAACACCAGTACTAATATCTTCACTTTATTTACCTTGTGCCTAACCATGAAATACAAACAGTATGCAGGATCTGCATGGGATGAACTTAAGCACATAAGCCAGGCTGTTGGTTTCCTGGTATGTAACTACAAACTTcagtatgtactgtgtgtgtatgtCGGCATGGATTCTCATCATTAGCTTAAAAACATTCATTACTTATTTAAGTATAAAAAATAGTGGAGCATTTCAATCGATTTTGAATTGCACACCGGTAAAAGTTAAGTTGTGTTTATGTTTGTTGTCGAAGACTGCCGTTGTGCTGTTTACTGATTTTTACAAAAAATTTGTCCCTTTTAGGTAGGTCTGGCCATCTTTGTGTTGTGATGCAGGTCATTTTCAAAAAGTTTAGGGTATCATATGATGAAATAATGAGTGATCTGTGCCCAGTAAGACCCCCCACCCCCCAAACCCAACGCGGCATAGGGAGGCTGCAATGGATCATCCAGAAGAAGAGTAGCTAAACACCCATTTCTGTTTGCCGTTATGTAGGTGTTGAGTGTCCACCAACTTTACAGGATATGCTCGTAGTACTGGGATGAGAAATATAATACTGAAAGTGTATCCGAAGAGGTAagcaccaaatttaacttctaacATGTAATACTGTTTAGTTTGACATTAGCAGTATGAAGAATTCTGTATAAAATTTATTGGATGGTTAAAAGCCTATCTGTTTATCCATGAGGACACACTTTTTTTATAGGCTACTCTCAAGCAAGCGCTTGCACCTTTTTTTAATTAAGTGGATAAGGAAAATAGATACATGAGTTGAGCCGCTAGTGCTGAGATCATAAACAAGTAACGCAAACACCCTAGCTACTCCTCGCAGCGCTGGATGGCCAATAGTTGGAAGCCTGCACTATCACTCTGCTTCATCATTGATTTCGCCACCGCAGCATCGAGGGCACGATTGAATAGAATAACGTATAACCTGTGTTGCTTTGAAGACATTGTCGAGCATTACCTCTCATTTGTATAAAAAATACCTTGTATAATGTGTACCATTGCTTTGGTGCCCTTCATCTGGTTGTTGTTATTTCCATGGCCAAACAGCAAACCTTATATCTTTTAAGTTG
This region includes:
- the LOC123396746 gene encoding COP9 signalosome complex subunit 5-like produces the protein MEPTSLSAVARQTWELENNIPAAASDPDAMDAIYRYDEATNARAHQEKPSATDPHHFRRARISALALLKMVVHARAGGTIEIMGLMQGRIWVAAAYLETNNRFGTSYIAC